The genomic stretch ACTCTTGTTCACCATACTTACGAACTCAGCTCGGGTAACAGTTAAGTCCGGTCGGAAAGTGCCATCGGGTAAGCCGGATACTGCCCCTAAATCCACTAATTGTTGGATGGCCGTCTCGGCCCAGTGGCCTTTGCTATCGGGCGCTGCTGCCACCGGAATAGCAGTAAGCACTAACGCCCACAGAGTCAAGACAGCCACAAGACGATAAGACTTGCGTCCCAACCTATACACCTCCGCTCTCATTTTGGTTTTAAGATCTTTTTGGCCGCTTGGCCTGGAAAAAGTGCCGGTGAACCTGTTTCGGCCTTATTCATCCCAATAAAACCACCTCCATTAGTTCGTTAACGGTCAGGCGCAACCGCCCGCCGCCCCAGATAACATAATCGCCATCGGTGGTGGCGGTTTTGAAGAATTCTTCGTCGGCCAGCTCGGCATATTTCATCGTGTGCAGTTTTTTAGAAAGATCTGCTATAACCGTGCTGCCCCCTTCCATTTCCATCAGCAGTCGGTAGCCCTTCATCGGCCGAACGGCTTTAATATAACTCATCCATAGGCCTCCTTTCACGTCAAGGTAAAGAGAAAAATCCCATCCTACAGATTAACTATAGAATGGGATTTTGGATTGCGCATCGTCCAGATGGACGATCTTGATGGACGAATTTGAATCTTAAGCCGCCGTTATTTTAGCTTTTCTGCCAGCCGGGCGCGGCGGTCGATTTGAAGCTTCTGAAATATCGTGCGCAGATGCGTACGCACCGTGCTTTCCGTTACCACCAGCTTCTCCGCAATCTCGCTGTTGCGCAGCCCCTCGGCTGCCAGCTTGGCTACCTCATATTCCCGTTCAGTGAGGTCAGGAGGCAGCTCGCCTGAAAAAAGGGCTTCACGTAACGTAGACCAGCCGCCTGAGAAACGCTTCCTAACAGCGCTGAACTTGTCCAAAAGCTCGGGATAGTCCCGCTCAATAACCTCATCAACCAAGTCTCCAAGCAGCCGTGAATAAGCGGCAAAGGGAGACACCAACCCGTCGGGAAGAGCCCCGCGAGCAGCAAGCTCCAGAAACTCGGCAGCCTGGACACGGTTGCCCAACGACATATGGCTGATGGCCATAACAAAATAGGCAAAGAGATTGGCATAAGGACTTAGTAGTCTAGGCCATGCAGCCTGCAACGTACCG from Bacillota bacterium encodes the following:
- a CDS encoding DUF2442 domain-containing protein: MSYIKAVRPMKGYRLLMEMEGGSTVIADLSKKLHTMKYAELADEEFFKTATTDGDYVIWGGGRLRLTVNELMEVVLLG